One genomic region from Gopherus flavomarginatus isolate rGopFla2 chromosome 20, rGopFla2.mat.asm, whole genome shotgun sequence encodes:
- the LOC127038002 gene encoding hepcidin-like — translation MRVQMLAVLLLFVSLLCAEGICGASLAESLESQHAEEGQSESKVMVKVKREASFAGCRFCCNCCSGMRGCGICCDF, via the exons ATGAGAGTCCAGATGCTGGCTGTCCTGCTCCTGTTCGTGTCCCTCCTTTGCGCTGAGGGAATCTGCGGAGCATCCCTGGCTGAG AGCTTGGAGTCCCAGCACGCGGAGGAAGGCCAAAGCGAGTCCAAGGTGATGGTGAAGGTGAAGAGAGAAGCG AGTTTCGCTGGATGTCGCTTCTGCTGTAACTGCTGTTCTGGGATGAGAGGCTGTGGGATCTGCTGCGACTTCTGA